One Nothobranchius furzeri strain GRZ-AD chromosome 7, NfurGRZ-RIMD1, whole genome shotgun sequence genomic window, GCTGCTTCTCCAAGATCTGCAGGGAGCAGAGAACTGTTTTGGAAAAACTTGCTGCGATTTAATCTGATGTACATTTGATAAGCTGAAGTCAACAAAACCAGTCCTGCAACACAGTCATCTGAGACTTGCTGTCGTGATCTTGTGGTTGCTACAGAAACAAAGGTACTGATCGCAGAGCAGCTGAGATCTCCAGAGGTCAGAGGTGTCAGACGAGGGCTCACCTGTAACTCATGCAGACGGTTGTGGAAACCCTGAAACACCATCCTGTAGAGCAGCTCCAGCTGCCTGACATGTGGGAGGTCCTCCATGGTCCGGAGTTTGTCCTGGTAGGCAGAAAGGGCCCCCGGGGTCGTGGAGGTCCTTCCCACCCCCCTGATGCAGGCCTGTCCCCTGGAAATGGGGCATGACAGCAGCAGCTTGCTCCCAGGTAAAAGTCGGAGTGAAATCCATGCAGCCATTACTAGAGCAGAGGAGGAAACGCTCAGGGCTCCTGTTACATCTAGCTGAGCAGGGAGGGGCCACGTCTCAGACGGGTTAACCCATCCATCCCAGGACCGGGGAAGGCTTTATGGGACCTCATAGCATTTCACCACCTACTTTAGTCCACCTGGCCCCAGGTACTCCATCATTTAATAACTTAAACAATCAGAGGTGCAGAATCTCCACCTTGTTTACCATACGCATGTTTCTATAATAAGCTGATCAACTCAGAACAATAGCTTGTTGTTTCTGGACTCTGAGCCTCAAcataaaacttctgattctggagACGTCGTGGAAACTAGAATCAGCTGTTTGGGATTAAAGATGGTCAAAAACCTCTCAGAAGTGTCATCAGTCCGAGGCTCGTATCGGAGGCACCGCTGGAGGCTCCCCCTTACAACAAGGCTCCCTCATAAGCAGCTATAATGAAGTTTATAGATTATTTAATGTGTCACACTTAATAACTCATTAATAAATGTTCATTATACATTCATTAAGGGCAGGAAAGAGACTACACTGACCACTTTGGCCAAAGAGGGAGCCTGATCCATTCATCTTGATCAGTGGttcccagtcctggtcctggagggctggtatccagcaggttttagtgttaactctgcttcaacacatttgatttcaaccagcaggtgattaacaggcttctgcagagcctgatgagcttcaGCACAGGCgatccaaccactgaatcaagtgtgctggagcagagaaaccactaaaacgtgctggataccggaccttCAGGCCCAGGAGTGAGAACGACTGGACTGGTTACTTACTATGTTAAACATGCCCGACTGCATGTAGGACTCTCATCCAATAACAGAATAATTAAACACGGAAACCCAGAAGTTTTTTATATCTTTCCCACTTTCACTAATTACACAAATAATGCTGGTGATCCGATCTCAAATGCTGCTCCTTAtttgtatgcagatgacaccattGATATGTTCATCACCCACAGGCAGCATCTAACCCTGGTGCTGGAGAATCCAAGTATACGTTATCCTGAAGAAAAGTGTTCTTGGCATTTCTATTGAAAAGGACACATCTTATAAATACTTGGGAAATATAACCTTTCATTTAATCTACATTTTCTCTGAAGGCGTGGAAACAGCTGACTGATCCCTGCTGCCGGGTTTTCTGTATTTGACAGCACCTGATAAACAGCTGAAGAAACTGGACTTTGTTTCATTTCTGCTTCTCTGCTCACCACAAACCTGCAGATGTACTCACTGGACGTCTTTTGTCTACAAGTCACTCCTTGGTCCGACTCCTTATGGGTCAGAAGTGTCCTGGTTTGAGAGCTGCCTTCCAAATGTCGTTCCCCAGACTGAGAACCCAACTGGGTAAAAAAGTTTGTTTTGTTGCTACATTTTCTTGGAATAACCTTTAGAAGGAACAAAATATTTCAGAACTGATGTCATTTAGTGAATTTGAATAACTTAAAACAGCTTAGTCATCAAATCTTCCTGTTAAATTAGAAAAGTGGATAGGTTTTATGACAGACATGAGCTGTAACGGGGGATCATGTGCTCCTCTCTAGTCTTCTTGTGCGTCCTTCCTAGACTGGGTCCCTCTTGAAAATGACATTTTATACCTAAATGAGTTTCTTTTCACCTgcttaaaaacaaacacaataaatAGCTTTGAAGATGCCTGAGTTAACGTTTTACTAAGTTAATGTAACGAATACATTTAACTATCCAAACTAATACATTTAAATAACCTTAATGTCATTCTAGTTGTGTTGGATATAATCTATGGTTATTAACCATAAAAGCTCAAGTCATTATCAGCAATCAGACGCTATAATCTCTTTACTGGATGGATAGAAATTATTCATCACACGTCACGTTTATCTACATCAGATTAACATCTGAGATTAATTCTAATTTAAGGAGTCAGTccgattcaagatggccaccaaagATATTTAAACACAAAAGAGTCAgtttaacagattttttttattgataAAATATCATTAGAACCaaagttttctttttattcaACACTTAGTCTCCGATTCCGCTCCAGTTCACCCTCTCATCTGAACCACGTTCTCTATAGATGCTGCAGGATCCGTTTTGTGCAGCAGGAAGTGTCCCTGAACCTGAGCGGCGCTGATCTCGGCGTGGGCCGCTAACGCTCGCTCAGCAAAGCGCTCTGCATCTGAGGTTGGTTGGTCCGGGTAGAACCGATGGAACATCTGGCTGAGTTGCCAGTGGGTGCAGAACCCGATGTACTGCTTCAGGTCGACACGTCCGGGTCGGATCAGCGCAGAGTCCAGCCTGTGTGAACGGGTCACAGAATGCTAATTATAGAAAACAGAACCAGATTaaaacatcattttattcattcattcatttattgacCGAGTGAAAAGAACTCAACAAGTTCAAACTTTGATTTGTGATTGTTTTATTAGTTAAAGTGTTAGGGTGCACAACCGTAACCCGTACATTCAGCACCAGCTTTACGTTGGTTTAAAGAGACTGTACCTCTCAAAAGGGTTTGAGTTATGGGGGGTTGAACAGTAAATAAATGTTACTGATGTAGAGAAAATAAGAGGTCCACATGTGGGGCCCTGGGGTACACCTTTCAACACCAGGAGGAAGGAAGACAAGGAACCATTCCTTTgtttccaagatggcagccctacCAGTCTATTGTTCATCTGTCAGCCCCGGAcagttttatgtttttgtctgttCTTTTACTGAATAGTTCCTTTCCGTTTGGTGAAAACTTTGAAGTAGATAATATAAGAAACACATTATATTTGGGAAGTTTTTGACTCGTGGAAGTTGACGGATGGACCTGGATTATTTCTCAACCTCAACCCTTGCTGCAGAGACAGTGAGGCCTGCagcgtaaaggttggtttatgcttgacgcgtccgcgaggtccgcacggcaaaactacgtcattttaacaaccacgcccctccaccgtgcctccgcacggcccaaaatttccgcaacgcgcacctaggaaaatctctaaccacgcggacggtcggacgcggaaaaacatggcggaccggcaagaactagtatggcagaggttcgtaaatacagacatttgtatgattcagctctcagagatcaccatgatcaacatgttgtaaataattcttggagagaaatagctcgcactgtcggaaaagacgaggacgctgttaaaaatgctggaatgccatgttgtaaacaacagtaatgtttacttctactatggtgtagtgatgGATGCATgccgcagagctccatgctgccccctacagtttgggagaatattggctcaccgcagagacaagccgcatgaaccataaacgctgtgagttgtgaagcgcgttccatccgcgagccgcatcaccaagcggaaagtaaatgcgtcaagcataaaccaagcttagacAGGTCCTGTTTGACCATATTCCTAGAGAACAACGGCCTGCTGTGTGGAGTGGCTGATCCCAAACTTCTCACAAACTACAGCAACCCACAAACTTCGACCATCTTCAGCCTGGATCCTTCTCGCCTTTACCTGACCTTCCTTTGTCCGTGGCTCATACCTTGGCTGGCCTGGTCGGAGCTTTTCACCATTTTTGGCTGTGGTCCTGCTGGTTTCTGTATGGCCCTTCCTGGATTTCTGTTTCTCTGCCTAGCTTTGCCTGTTTCTGGTAGCCTAGCCTGAGTTTTCTATCATCTTCGGACTGGATTGCTAGTCCAGCCGATTTGGCTTGTGTCTGCTGCGCCCGCTTGGATCCTGGCTCTTCTGTGGCTCCCATTACTTGGCCCTGCTGCAGTCACAAAGCCTGGTTCTGCTTTGACTTTCTGGGTCGGGTCTGTTTTTCAGCCACCTGGAGCTTTAGCTGTGTGGCTTGTCTAGCTGCCAAGTAGTTGCTAAATGCAACATCTCCTGGGGACAGAGTCTTCAACACCTTCCTAAGACCTGGATTAATTGCTGAACCTCTCACAAACATTATTCTGGTGAGTTGATGTTTTGTAAGGTAGGAGATTGTTTGGCTCTTGAGGATGTAAAGCCTGAAGCGCATTTCATCACACAAAGGACCCTTCCTGGACTATACTCCTAAACCCACCCCCAGAACCTGACAAAGCCTTAAACACCTTCCTGAAACCTAATTCCTGTGCATTTATTGCTCAAAAACAATATTCTGCTGACCTTGTGCTTTGTAAAATGAAGAATATGTTTTTCATAGCCTGGTTGTTTTTTCTGGCTGTTTTGGACTTGGGACCTTGTTGTGTCCCATTGGTCAACATTAATATGCTCAGAGTAAGGGACACTTTTTATGGCAGCACTAACTCTAACTTAGCTGGGAATAAACTACACCAACTCACTTTATCAGGTCTCACATTTGTTCATCTGAACGTGCGCAGCCTATTACCAAAGATAGACGTGGTCAGAATCTGGATTAAACCAACAGCTGCAGACATTGTAATCATTTCTGAAACTTGGCTGACTaaatccataactactgtggatgGTACTACTAGGATATTAACATAGCTGGACACAATGTTTATCGCACAGACTGACCTCACTAGTTGGGGTGTAGCTATTTATAGCGGATCAATACTGAATGCATCAATAATCATGTCTGAGTTTATCTGTAAACAAATGGAGTTTTTGGGTTTAAATGTGGAAATTGCTAAATCACTTCTGCTGCTGGGTGCTATAGGCCCCATTGGCTTCCAAGGAGGCATCCTTTAAGCATCTCTTATCCAAATTAAATCATAATGAACTCCTACTGGCTGGCGATCCAACTGTGACTGGCAAAATGCAGTTTCAGATGAATTCAAAAGCTTCCGTGACTCCATAAATCTTAGCCAGTTGGTTAACCAACCCACAAGACCCAATCTTAAGAATCCTGATAGGTCCACCTTGATTCACTTTACTTTAACAAATGTCCCTCGTAAATTCTCATCTTTGGGCATTTTCTGCAATGACTTGAGCAATCGTGTTTTTCCCACATGCAGGAGCACTAAAATGCTTAAATCTAAATCATGCATCATGAAAAATCTTAAACAATTCAGTGAACAAGCTTATAAGGATTTGTCTTTGGTTGACTGGTGAAAAAGTCCAGGGCCACtgactttgctcagctgattgctgtaaacaaaaatagcTCTAAAGTACTGCTTAatgccagtttactcaaggtctgactgtaacaactttctagcattctttgagaataaaatcaaatatcagggcaagtttttcacccccatctactgaccaaattggcccatgcattgtagattttattagtttatccctacaatctggctcggtaccatctgttttcaaataTGTAGTTGTTTAACCTGTTCTTAAGAAAAAAACTgaactcatctcagcctaaaaactacagacccatttctaaacgaccatttatctctaaaatattggaaaaggttgtggcagatcagctgatgacttttctggaactacacagggtatatacagcaatccttaagtaaaatttactactttttaatacttttttttactaccttcagaatttttttaaaaccatcacaacactaaattgcaagtgttaatcagcgacctatttacacatattttaacatatataacatacaaaaagaatagacttagagactcactgatgttgacaacgtattgcacatgtttcttttacttagaaaataagccaggcacttctgttcagcggttcagacagttgaccacgaggcctgaaatgatgcacaacgaccactgaatatgacgtcatcattatgtgaccggatatgctaaagtagggctgctcgattatggcgaaaacaataatcacgattattgtgactgaaattgagatctcgattatttaatacgatttttcaatttatgtagatttttatttttttatttttattctgtaataaaactgctcagggcacaatcagggcaaaaataaacaagaaacaagatgatcactaaaataactcctgattcccagtataaaaagaccaatatacttatagctcatagtttatgacccaagggctatagaccttggtttaactcatttaagtctaaccagtgcagacccaaataccaatatcttgcaaatactgacagcaagaattatactgtggcatttataacaaatacatgcaaattgctgttcactaaatgttgcataacatttattgagtcatgtcaaggtgctgtaggagcgtgcactagcactgtgtcctcagagagattagttattatttatcagcgtgaggaacttatttctaccttatttataaactatttatttacaagtccatcagttaatgtaataattgtcccaaccacagctgcacccccacccccaacccggtctcacagcaatcggggcaagctgcacgtgtgtttagcgcgccgcacgcgcacacttagccgtttttagtggctcaggagtccgcaggtgcggtgtgtgtgtcactcactctggttaatccaacagggagccggctccgagagctgtctttagcgactgacacatcactacatcgttccctttcctaatgtcctgaagaacggtccggagtgcaggcggagtgtttagctaacctgcaggaaatgtcgacgacagttatccagaaagtagctaagggttaccagagatgtttctgaggtgttcgctaggtacttttaagatttaaaaagtcaagaagggggtctgaaaagctgttagaaatagcgtcaaagtcgccaagttaacttggcaacactgggaggagcgcttcatttgcaactcaaggcagcgcaagtgggaggagcaaataatcggcttgttttatttttataatagttcaaaacatttcattcggaatatatttctatgtcgatgttcagaatacgacatctgatagtctgaaaaaaataatacctaatttggaaaaaataatacctctgagaccaaatttaacacttttaatggccttaaatttgactatttttatttatcactttttaatactttttaaaaccccgcggacaccctgctacacaacagttttgataaattccagtctggttttggtgaaaagcgttcaacagaaacagctttgcttaaagtttccagtgacatcatgatggctgcagacaacggggagttcacagtgttagtattgttagatctttctgcagcttttgacactgttgatcaccgcATCTtatttaacagacttggtgactcggtggggatctctggaactgttctagactggtttagatcgtacctttctaacagaagttacagtgtctgtagaaaccaaatcatgtcagattctactgaccTGTTCTGTGGggcaccccaaggctctgttttgggtccactgttgtttgtacatacaccctcttggacagataattgattcttttcataatgtctcatgataaatgatgataaatgaccagcacttgtatagcgcctttcagagttagaggactccaaagtgctttacactacagtgtatctagggatgggtactgaattcggtactttttaaggtaccgaccgaattccacagtaccgaccgagcaccgattcacttaatttgaaacggtgcctcgtttcggtacccgtccttcacaacttgcctagacagctgcgcatgcgcaagagcgttatgtcatcagtcgctgcgagcgagttgtaaacagaacaatgttagcttgatttgttagcttccgtttcactaatggtgcgttcgctttctcctcggaactcagaaatTCCAactaagtttggcttcactttactaaatgcgacgggtgattgggtgaagatgaaaccagtgacaatgatttaagtgtgaggcatcatcgtgtaaatctgctccagcagttaaataaactgtttaagataacgttagcttgatatgttagcttcctatgccaccattatcatctaatggtgcgttcgctttctcctcggaaattctaacttcccagtaggaaaaatcaatcgaaaaaggacggtaaaaggaatgaagatacacagtaaatttaattcacagtaaagatgtttgcttcagtttaattatcagcttataaaactacaaggacgatgttaaaatacaaacagttgtatgttatttatcgtgatatttatcaaatgtggttatatattaagaaaaatatatatttaattataaaagagaattaaaaatatattaaacactcaaaagtatcgaaaattggtaccgttaagtaccggtatcgattcgtaggtaccgggaattagtaccggatcgattcaaatgtcaaaggtacccatccctaagtgtatcattcatccattcactcacacacacacacacacacacacacacacacacacacacacacacacacacacacacacacacacacacacacacacacacacacacacacacacacacacagagagatggTGATGAGctcacgatgtagccacagctgccctggggcgcactgacagaggcgaagctgccgagcacagtcgccaccggtccctccgaccaccaccagcaggcaagaggtgggttaagtgtcttgcccaaggacacaacagcagaattctctgtccggagccgggatcgaaactGCAACCttgcgattactggacaacccgctcaacctttggaatgatcttcctttatccttacgacagtctggacacttttaaaaaacagctgaagacccttttatttaaagctgcttttacacaaatcttttgttttcttccttttaactcaaatttgtaatttttcatctgtttatgaaattttataatttaatgactttttctgatgctAATCCATTTCATtaagattttatgactttgttttattttgttttgatctatgtgaagcactttgtgattctatgtctgtgaaaagtgctatagaataaaatttacttactaatTGGAAGCAAATACTTCCAATTGCATGGACATTCTTCAAGAAGATTTTCATGGAAATTGTAAATAAGCATGCCCCCTTAAGGAAACTCAAAATCAAAGGACGATGAAATCCCTGGTTCTCCCCCGAGCTGTCAAATATTATCCATCGGTGTAATGTTGCATGGGCCAAAGACAGAGAAGGAAATCTGCTCTCTGACTGGGCTACCTTAAGGCAACTATGAAATAAATGTACCACTCTCATCAAAACGCCAAATCAGACTGTCACTTATCTGTCACAACTGAGAACCTAAATTATCCACTAAAATTTTGGAAAGTGATAAAGCAAATCTCATTTATTTATGAATCACTTGTCATACAagtgcagctcaaagcgctttacaatattaaaaacacacagcagtcggtttcccaccccacccctcccacacagatgAGGTGTTTATGCTTAATtggattcttaactttttaacaaGCATTTTATCTCATCTGGTTCAGCTTCTACTGGAACACCGACTCCCACATGACCCCGGTGCCTCTTTTAACTTATTCCCGTTTACTGTAGAGCGCGTACATACGATTATTAGAGCTCTGGATCCCAGAAAACCTTCTGGTCCAGACATGATGGAACCCCATTTTTTGAAAATGGCTGCTGATCATAGCAGAGCCTCTTTTTAACCTTTCTATCAAAAACAAAAAGCACCATCAGTTTGGAAGTCTGCTTTTGTGTCTCCTTCACTAAAAGGTGATGACCCAGCTCTATTActaaattacagaccaatatctacttTGTGTGTCCTGGCAAAAACTAGAGACTCTAGAGAGTGAACAATTAAAAGACTATATTCAAATGACCGTCTCTCAAGTCAGCAATCAGGTTTCAGAAAAAAGCTCAGCACCATCACTGCAGCTACAAAGGTGATCAACGACGTACTTGTTGCTCTAGATAAAAAGCAGTACTGTGCTTCTCTTTTTATTGATCTGTCAAAGGCCTTTGACCCTGTAGGTCATGCTGTTTAAAAAAACAGCTTCTCTGATTGGGACAGTCTGAACATCATGGTTCACAGACTACTTGAAGGACAGAACTCAATGCGTTAAATGTGATGGATTGTCCTCTGAATGATTGAGTGTCTAcaagggagtaccacagggttcagttttgGGACCCCTCTTGTTCATTATGTATATTAATGACATAGGACAAAACGTGTTGGATGCTAATATCCAATTTTATGCTGTTGACACAATCATTTACTGTTTTGGAACATCCCCCACTAAAGTTGTTGAATTCTTACAGAAAGCTTTTAATGAGGTCCAACAAACCTTTCTGCAGTTAGAATTGGTCCTCAATGCTGACAAGACTAAGCTAATGttgttttcaaactctaaaaaaagACCTCTAAGTATGCACTCAGTGATAACTCTTGAGGGAAATATAGAGGTGGTCCACACATATACCTTGGTGTCTGGCTCCATGAATccctctccttcaagccccatatAGAAAATCTTGTGAAGAAACTCAAACCGGGTTTCCTTTCTAGAAATAAACTGTTTTTCTTTTGAGGCAAAAAACGACTAGTTACTGCAACATTTGTCTATTCTGGATTATATGCCTCAGCACAGTGTCTTGGTACGATTGATGTGGTCATCATGCCTCGCTGAGGTTTATTACTaactgtagaccactgacccatcatGGTGAACTGTATTCTCCAGTGGGATGGCCTtctttgtccaccaggaggttgggacattggtacactttcatatataaggccatgcttggattactaACCACCTACATCTGTAACTTAATCTCACGGAGAAGTGCAACTTCTCACAGTCTGCGTACAAACAATCAGCTGTTACTGTGGTCCTTTTGCTCGCACCGAACTGGGCAAACAGCTTTCGTTCACTCTGCACTTCTGCATGAaccaggctgcaggaaaactggaaattaacagAGTTTATCTCCTTGACTACATTTAAAATCTAAACTGAGACCTTGagacggattccctgtgttgtaactgccttctgtaacttagtacataacatgtctgtgtaacaGAAGCATTTTGTAACTAACCTTTTCTACCTCttagccaggactcccttgaaaatgaggtttttaatctcaatgggaccttcctggttaaataaagaacaaaataaataaataaataaaccatcaAACTGAAAAAAATGTTCTAGTTAAAAATTATTCATGCACCAGTCGAACTGATGGGCCAATGACGCCAAGATGATGCCCCCCGCAGAGGAAAATACCTTTGTTCTGGTTTTAAACTAAATAAGCAGCAACAGAAACTCTCACCAGTCAGTGCAGTCCCACcagagctgctgctgtgtgtCCCACTGCATTCTGGGATTTATAGGATGGTTAAAAACACAAATTGCTGCTAGATCAAAACATATTAGGAGCGAACTTTGGACCGCTGGCCTTAGGCTGGACATATAAATAGAGAAAATGGAATTTTGATGATTTCTGCTCACACAAGGTGCCACTCAAAGCTCCATTGCGACTCAATAGATGCATTTAGGAAACACATTTGTAGCTGAAAAGAAGTTTAAATTAAATGTGCTCATAATTTTCCTACCGGTCTATGAAGTTTGTGGTCATAAAAACTATTCGAGCCTCAGATGAAGCGACTCCATCCAGTGAGTTGAGGAGTCCACTGAAAGTCAGTCTTCCCATTCCCTGATAGGCCAGTGGGTCTGAGgagcaaaaataaaaacagttatTACACAGAAAATCCTCCCTGAATACAGAGAGAAGCCCCAAGCCTTTGACTCACTCTCCGTTGGAAGTAGCTCTCGGCTCACAAAGGCAGCGTCCACATCCTCCAGCAGGACGATGCTCTGCTGCGGTGCCACGCTCAGCAGGTGATTCAGACGGTCGTCTGAAAGCGTTCGGTCGCTCAGGCTCAGCAGGCAGATGCTGTAGCCCAAATCACCTGCCAGCGCAGTGCTGAAACACAAGACCCAAAGAGATCCCTGAAGTctcggtcacacacacacacacacacacacacacacacacaaaaagaggACAACGGCTAATGAACTCACATGAAGCTGCTCTTCCCACATCCTGGAGGACCGTACAGCAGATACCCTCTCCTGTAGGGAATACCTGGGAGCACAGAAAGTCCCTTTGACCCAAATGCTCAGCAGACAGACTCCCACCCGCTGATTAGGACCTCTTTACCTCGGTCCGTGTACCACTTTGGGTTTCCGATGAAGTCCTTCACGTCATCTACGATCCTTTCGGCCACG contains:
- the bcs1l gene encoding mitochondrial chaperone BCS1, with product MPLSDFLDSLKDNPYFGAGFGLVGIGTALAVARKGAQVGMIFFRRHYMITLEVPSRDKSYHWLLSWITKHARHTQHLSVETSYQAHESGRVHTQFDFHPSPGNHIIWYGRKWIRVERTREKQMVDLHTGTPWESVTFTALGRDRQTFFNILQEARELALKQEEGRTVMYTAMGAEWRPFGFPRRRRPLSSVVLETGVAERIVDDVKDFIGNPKWYTDRGIPYRRGYLLYGPPGCGKSSFITALAGDLGYSICLLSLSDRTLSDDRLNHLLSVAPQQSIVLLEDVDAAFVSRELLPTENPLAYQGMGRLTFSGLLNSLDGVASSEARIVFMTTNFIDRLDSALIRPGRVDLKQYIGFCTHWQLSQMFHRFYPDQPTSDAERFAERALAAHAEISAAQVQGHFLLHKTDPAASIENVVQMRG